The following are encoded in a window of Gossypium raimondii isolate GPD5lz chromosome 13, ASM2569854v1, whole genome shotgun sequence genomic DNA:
- the LOC105784232 gene encoding U-box domain-containing protein 21 produces MISSWRKRRAGKRAGKEQARNENGEMELSIPRDFRCPISLDLMKDPVTLSSGITYDRPNIEKWIEAGNFTCPLTNRVLRSLEPIPNHIIRKKIQDWCVENRSHGIERIPTPRVPVSSMEVSEILSKIDVACKKQDGSRCLDLVAKVKSLAKESERNKRCIVSNGTGNVLSEAFAAFSMAAFDENVSVLEEILSALVIMFPLDGEAKGFLGSASAMHCLIRFLSSGDLSRRRNAVLALKELVSSMEDQRKILNQLSEMEGAIEALLKLIKSPICSASTKASLTIIYHMITSYGNEKQVGNKLVNLGIVPLLLEMLVDAERGMCEKALGVLDGIFDTEQGREMACKNALTMPVLVKKILRVSTMATEFSVSILWKLCKNEKKEDGGVLIEALQVGAFQKLLLLLQLGCVEKTKDRVSDLLKMLNPYRSKIECVDPIDHFKGLKRPF; encoded by the coding sequence ATGATTTCTTCCTGGAGAAAGAGAAGAGCTGGTAAGCGTGCGGGGAAAGAGCAGGCAAGgaatgaaaatggtgaaatggaGCTTTCGATTCCTAGAGATTTCAGGTGTCCGATATCGTTGGACTTGATGAAAGACCCCGTCACGTTATCTTCAGGTATAACGTATGATCGACCCAACATCGAGAAATGGATCGAAGCCGGGAATTTCACTTGTCCTCTTACCAATCGAGTGTTAAGGAGTCTCGAACCCATCCCCAACCACATCATAAGGAAAAAAATCCAAGATTGGTGCGTCGAGAATCGATCCCACGGGATCGAAAGAATCCCCACGCCTCGTGTTCCTGTTAGTTCCATGGAGGTTTCAGAGATTCTTTCGAAAATCGACGTCGCTTGTAAGAAGCAAGATGGGTCACGGTGCCTAGATTTGGTGGCGAAGGTCAAGTCATTGGCCAAAGAGAGTGAACGTAACAAGCGGTGCATTGTGAGTAATGGGACAGGCAATGTTTTATCGGAAGCGTTCGCGGCGTTTTCCATGGCGGCTTTCGACGAAAACGTCTCGGTCTTGGAGGAGATATTATCGGCTCTTGTAATAATGTTCCCTCTCGATGGTGAGGCCAAGGGTTTCTTAGGATCAGCTTCAGCCATGCATTGTTTGATAAGGTTTTTAAGCAGCGGAGACTTGTCTAGGAGACGAAATGCAGTTTTGGCCTTGAAGGAGCTCGTTTCATCAATGgaagatcaaagaaaaatacTGAATCAGTTATCAGAGATGGAAGGCGCCATTGAAGCATTATTGAAGCTTATCAAAAGCCCAATTTGCTCAGCATCAACAAAAGCATCGTTAACCATCATTTACCATATGATCACATCCTATGGTAACGAAAAACAAGTGGGTAATAAACTTGTAAACCTAGGCATAGTCCCATTGCTGCTAGAAATGCTCGTGGACGCCGAAAGGGGAATGTGCGAGAAAGCCTTGGGTGTCCTAGATGGAATCTTCGACACCGAACAAGGCAGAGAAATGGCCTGCAAGAATGCCTTGACGATGCCGGTTTTGGTCAAGAAAATCCTCAGGGTTTCAACCATGGCCACCGAGTTTTCTGTCTCCATTTTATGGAAGCTTTGCAAGAACGAGAAAAAGGAAGATGGTGGAGTCCTTATTGAAGCACTCCAAGTGGGGGCTTTTCAAAAGCTGTTGCTGCTATTACAGCTTGGTTGTGTGGAGAAGACAAAGGACAGAGTTTCAGACTTGTTGAAAATGTTAAACCCTTACAGGAGCAAAATAGAATGTGTTGATCCCATAGACCATTTCAAGGGTCTCAAAAGGCctttttag